A window from Phalacrocorax aristotelis chromosome 5, bGulAri2.1, whole genome shotgun sequence encodes these proteins:
- the LYPD6B gene encoding ly6/PLAUR domain-containing protein 6B: MLLLYHMLAGAFLPFLLLSGNWVSAENINFYNVRPPLDPTPFPNSFKCFTCDNAVDNYNCNRWAEDRWCPASTQYCLTVHLFTDHGKSTSVTKKCATGEECHFVGCHHHRESGHTECVSCCEGMICNVEIPTNHTNAVFAVLHARRTSDGSRRTVNVAVLVSVMMIAWS; the protein is encoded by the exons ATGTTGTTATTGTATCACATGCTGGCCGGAGCCTTTCTTCCGTTCCTCCTCCTTTCAGGAAATTGGGTTTCAGCTGAGAACATCAACTTTTACAATGTGAGACCTCCACTAGACC ccactCCATTTCCAAACAGTTTTAAGTGCTTTACCTGTGATAATGCGGTGGACAATTACAACTGTAACAGATGGGCTGAAGATAGATGGTGTCCTGCAA gTACTCAGTACTGTTTGACAGTTCACCTATTCACAGACCACGGGAAGAGTACATCAGTCACCAAAAAATGTGCTACTGGAGAAGAATGCCATTTCGTAGGCTGCCACCATCACCGAGAAAGTGGCCACACA GAATGTGTTTCGTGCTGTGAAGGCATGATATGCAATGTAGAAATCCCAACCAATCACACAAATGCAGTATTTGCTGTATTGCACGCCCGGAGAACGTCGGATGGCAGCAGGCGGACAGTCAACGTTGCAGTGCTTGTATCAGTCATGATGATCGCGTGGTCGTGA